The Xiphophorus hellerii strain 12219 chromosome 22, Xiphophorus_hellerii-4.1, whole genome shotgun sequence genome has a window encoding:
- the LOC116713538 gene encoding protein FAM53B-like, with product MVIIFSKTLEKKKGVNDVTSKSPDKQPSDLHIMSRGTTLFSRGTVEADRWLDLGRSCAIQQKATDSSLESLWDVVPEPGGLHWAKEPGSTTAITSLIRDLTLGNTGTIGTHAMPVQTHFTPATQAPAAPPSKRQCRSLSFSDEFSGFRSSWRPQGSRVWTSVEKRRYHSGGSVRGGASHFPPMQRSSSFSLPSCLSAPSDGTRDPPLFNQQLPLHLQFTASSVSPSSVFSHHSHSQVFLRPLSLSHEQISLRELQREEASETSSSDSTPELGRRGAGKGSLSRSRSQPCVLNDKKIAMKRRRPEDAQEQRPSLDLAKMTQKLQTFQSLSWPGFSSLDGFESSPSGHSFDPAGQSEADFAAVSERGLELRTDTVADDEEEDSSYGELDSDSACSVDSRPGSPACRTVDSKRTLWKGDCVKQRDIFQLGGELDLEQIERN from the exons ATGGTGAtcattttctcaaaaacacTGGAAAAGAAGAAGGGTGTCAATGATGTAACGTCCAAGAGCCCCGACAAACAGCCG AGTGATCTCCACATCATGAGCAGAGGGACCACCCTCTTCTCCCGTGGAACTGTGG agGCAGACAGATGGTTGGACCTGGGACGAAGCTGTGCCATCCAGCAGAAAGCTACAGATTCCAGTTTGGAGAGCCTGTGGGACGTGGTGCCTGAACCCGGAGGCCTGCACTGGGCCAAAGAGCCGGGCAGCACCACAGCTATCACCAGTCTGATAAGAGATCTCACTCTGGGTAACACCGGCACAATCGGCACCCACGCGATGCCCGTCCAGACACATTTCACACCCGCAACCCAAGCTCCTGCGGCTCCCCCGAGCAAACGGCAATGCCGCTCCCTGTCCTTCTCAGACGAGTTCAGTGGGTTCCGCTCATCTTGGAGACCTCAGGGCTCCCGAGTGTGGACGTCGGTGGAGAAACGTAGGTACCACAGTGGGGGGAGCGTCCGAGGCGGAGCGAGCCACTTCCCCCCCATGCAGCGCAGCTCCAGCTTTAGTTTGCCCTCATGCTTGAGCGCACCCTCAGACGGCACCCGGGACCCGCCACTCTTCAACCAGCAACTGCCTCTCCACCTTCAGTTCACCGCCTCTTCGGTTTCCCCCAGCTCTGTTTTCTCACACCACTCCCACAGTCAGGTCTTCCTCCGGCCTCTGTCCCTTTCCCACGAGCAGATCAGTCTGAGAGAGCTCCAGCGGGAGGAGGCGTCCGAGACCAGCTCTTCGGACTCGACCCCGGAGCTCGGAAGGAGAGGCGCTGGGAAGGGCAGTCTCTCTCGGAGCAGGTCCCAGCCCTGTGTGCTGAACGACAAAAAGATTGCTATGAAGCGCAGGAGACCAGAGGATGCCCAGGAGCAACGTCCCTCCCTGGATTTGGCAAAGATGACTCAG AAACTTCAGACCTTTCAAAGCCTCAGCTGGCCCGGATTCTCGTCCTTGGACGGCTTCGAGTCCAGCCCGAGCGGGCACTCGTTCGATCCCGCCGGCCAGTCGGAGGCGGACTTCGCTGCTGTGTCTGAGCGGGGGCTGGAGTTGCGGACGGACACGGTCGCGGACGACGAGGAAGAGGACTCGTCCTACGGGGAACTGGACAGCGATTCCGCTTGCAGCGTGGACTCGCGGCCCGGTTCCCCTGCGTGCCGCACTGTGGACAGTAAACGCACCCTCTGGAAGGGTGACTGCGTGAAACAGAGGGATATTTTCCAGCTCGGCGGGGAGCTGGACCTTGAGCAgattgaaagaaactga